Proteins from a genomic interval of Xiphias gladius isolate SHS-SW01 ecotype Sanya breed wild chromosome 23, ASM1685928v1, whole genome shotgun sequence:
- the LOC120785641 gene encoding protocadherin gamma-C5-like, giving the protein MTKTIGYRDWRWQALWWHHFFILWSTIDGQTRYSIPEELKRGSVVGNLAKDLGLGLSEIFDRKLRVASEAGEQYFSVDAGKGELVVNDRIDREALCGQSASCVLHLQVVIEDPLQLFRVEVEIQDINDNAPRFPSNVIALEIAESTIVGVRFPLESAIDPDVGSNSLRSYALSKDECFSIRVKEIAGGRKVPELILAKLLDREKKAVHTLLLTAVDGGNPVRSGTSQISIKVLDINDNVPAFEKTLYKVSINENAAEGAVIVQTKAVDMDDGQNGEIEYSFGAHTSDSVLSVFSIDNISGTMFIKGKLDFESTANYEIDISAKDKGSPRMEGHCTVHVEVTDVNDNAPEIILTSHPKPVREDSPNGTVVALLSARDLDSGDNGKVTLQLPKKSHFALKPSFSQNYALVISGILDRENVSEYNIEITATDSGSPPLSSKKTINVTITDVNDNPPIFTQPSYNVYLKENGVPGSILFSVSASDLDFGENAKISYSILDSKVQDVSVSSYVYINSDNGSIYSMHSFDYEKLKVFQIQVQAKDQGSPSLSSNATVHVFILDQNDNAPAVIYPSSAALGSLSHQRMPRSAKAGHLVTKVTAVDADSGHNAWISYKLAEATDASLFTVNLYTGEVRTKRAVSEQDDSSQRLLIEVKDDGEPVQSATVTVSILLEDGLHEPILDLRQKAAEPSKKNDRITLYLILSLASVSVLSLVTFLILAVKCIRNSRSSGSCCMRRADCDDYKNPNRNLQIQLNTDGPIKYVEVLGGDMLSQSQSFRSCMSPMSEYSDFTLIKPSSTTDFKEVISVLDASLPDSTWTFESQQVSRETNIYPNNGEINIMLFFI; this is encoded by the coding sequence ATGACAAAGACAATAGGATACCGAGACTGGAGATGGCAGGCGCTTTGGTGGCATCATTTCTTTATCTTGTGGAGTACAATAGACGGACAGACTCGTTACAGCATCCCGGAGGAATTAAAACGAGGCTCTGTGGTAGGAAATCTAGCCAAAGATCTGGGTTTGGGACTATCTGAGATTTTTGACCGTAAACTACGAGTCGCCTCCGAGGCTGGTGAGCAGTATTTCAGCGTGGATGCGGGGAAGGGCGAGCTGGTGGTGAATGACAGGATAGACAGAGAGGCTTTATGCGGACAAAGCGCCAGCTGTGTTCTACATCTGCAGGTTGTAATTGAAGACCCATTACAACTTTTTCGTGTTGAGGTTGAAATACAAGACATTAATGATAATGCGCCCAGATTCCCATCAAATGTTATCGCATTGGAGATTGCGGAATCTACAATTGTAGGTGTTCGATTCCCTTTAGAAAGCGCCATAGACCCAGATGTTGGCAGTAATTCATTAAGGTCATACGCTCTCAGTAAAGACGAATGTTTTAGTATTAGAGTCAAAGAAATTGCCGGTGGGAGGAAAGTCCCTGAATTGATTTTAGCAAAACTTttagatagagagaaaaaggctGTTCATACGCTTTTGTTGACAGCTGTAGATGGAGGCAACCCAGTGAGATCAGGAACTTCTCAAATATCTATTAAAGTCCTTGACATCAATGATAACGTCCCAGCTTTTGAGAAGACCTTGTATAAAGTATCTATCAATGAAAATGCCGCAGAAGGTGCAGTGATTGTACAAACAAAAGCGGTAGATATGGACGATGGTCAAAACGGAGAAATAGAATACTCGTTTGGAGCGCACACATCAGattctgttctctctgtttttagCATTGATAATATATCGGGAACAATgtttattaaaggaaaactaGATTTCGAATCAACAGCAAATTATGAAATAGACATAAGTGCTAAAGACAAAGGCAGTCCGAGAATGGAGGGGCACTGTACTGTGCACGTTGAAGTGACAGATGTTAACGATAATGCCCCAGAAATAATACTCACCTCTCATCCAAAGCCAGTGCGCGAAGACTCACCTAATGGCACCGTAGTAGCTTTGCTCAGTGCCCGAGACCTTGACTCCGGTGATAACGGTAAAGTAACATTACAGCTCCCTAAAAAATCTCACTTTGCCCTGAAACCCTCGTTTTCCCAGAATTACGCACTGGTTATCAGTGGTATTTTAGATCGAGAAAATGTCTCCGAATATAACATTGAGATAACAGCCACTGACTCaggctctcctcctctgtccagTAAGAAAACTATAAACGTCACTATTactgatgtgaatgacaacCCTCCTATATTCACTCAGCCCTCCTACAATGTGTATTTAAAAGAGAATGGGGTACCAGGGTCTATACTGTTCTCAGTATCAGCCTCCGACCTGGATTTTGGTGAAAACGCCAAAATCTCGTACTCCATCCTGGACTCTAAAGTGCAGGACGTTTCTGTCTCATCGTATGTTTACATCAACTCAGATAACGGCAGCATCTACAGCATGCACTCGTTCGACTATGAGAAACTCAAGGTGTTTCAGATTCAGGTTCAGGCAAAGGATCAGGGTTCTCCGTCTCTCAGCAGCAACGCCACCGTCCATGTCTTCATCCTGGACCAGAACGACAACGCCCCCGCTGTTATTTACCCCTCCTCCGCTGCCCTGGGCTCCCTGTCTCATCAGAGGATGCCCCGCTCCGCTAAAGCGGGTCACCTGGTTACTAAGGTGACGGCGGTGGACGCTGACTCGGGCCATAACGCCTGGATCTCCTACAAACTGGCGGAGGCCACAGACGCCTCTCTGTTCACTGTCAATCTGTACACAGGGGAGGTGAGGACTAAACGCGCTGTGTCCGAGCAGGACGACTCCTCTCAGAGGCTGCTTATAGAGGTCAAGGACGACGGGGAACCGGTCCAGTCCGCCACCGTCACGGTGTCCATCCTGCTGGAGGACGGTCTCCATGAGCCGATTTTAGACCTCCGACAGAAAGCGGCCGAGCCCAGCAAGAAAAATGACCGAATCACCCTTTACTTGATTCTCTCTCTGGCCTCGGTGTCCGTGCTGTCTCTGGTGACTTTTCTCATCTTAGCGGTTAAATGCATCCGGAACAGCAGAAGCAGCGGTAGTTGCTGCATGAGACGGGCCGACTGTGATGATTACAAGAACCCCAACAGAAACCTGCAGATCCAGCTCAACACCGACGGACCTATAAAGTACGTGGAGGTCCTGGGAGGAGACATGTTGTCTCAGAGTCAGTCCTTCAGGTCCTGTATGTCTCCAATGTCAGAGTACAGTGATTTCACGTTGATTAAACCCAGCAGCACCACTGACTTTAAGGAGGTGATCAGTGTCCTGGATGCGTCTTTACCCGACAGCACCTGGACCTTTGAGAGCCAGCAGGtgagcagagaaacaaacatttatccTAATAACGGAGAAATAAATATCAtgctatttttcatttaa
- the LOC120785642 gene encoding protocadherin gamma-C5-like, translated as MEFMERGIMSNKLPAWQFFLWWHHFLLLWSTIDGQTRYSIPEEVKQGTVVGNLAKDLGLVVSELYRRKLRVTSEAGKQYFSMDLGKGELVVIDRIDREQLCGQRPSCLLPLELVIDNPLQLHRVEIEIQDANDNSPSFVTKEKVLKIAELVNAGARFPLESAQDPDVGTNSVRSYLISKNDHFKLTVKNQKDGRKIPELVLQKPLDREKLPVHNLVLTAVDGGDPVRSGTSEITVIVLDNNDNAPQFERNLYEANVSEKATPGAEVLHVKATDADEGLNGEIEYFFAEQTTDLILSLFDIEPSTGAVVVKGILDHETNSLHRFDIIAKDKGNPKMDGHCGVEIKVVDINDNVPEIIVTSLTTPVPEDSAIGTVIALISAKDPDSGDNGKVTLTVSSKYPFKLNPSVSNHYALVTKGPLDREKNGHYSVKISATDSGKPPLSSEKIILVELLDVNDNPPVFPQPSYVVYVKENHPPGKILFSVSASDLDFGENAKISYSILDSKVQDVSVSSYVYINSDNGSIYSMHSFDYEKLKVFQIQVQAKDQGSPSLSSNATVHVFILDQNDNAPAVIYPSSAALGSLSHQRMPRSAKAGHLVTKVTAVDADSGHNAWISYKLAEATDASLFTVNLYTGEVRTKRAVSEQDDSSQRLLIEVKDDGEPVQSATVTVSILLEDGLHEPILDLRQKAVEPSKKNDRITLYLILSLASVSVLSLVTFLILAVKCIRNSRSSGSCCMRRADCDDYKNPNRNLQIQLNTDGPIKYVEVLGGDMLSQSQSFRSCMSPMSEYSDFTLIKPSSTTDFKEVISVLDASLPDSTWTFESQQVSRETNIYPGNEEIDIMAASL; from the exons ATGGAATTTATGGAACGAGGAATAATGTCGAACAAACTGCCTGcatggcagttttttttgtggtggcATCATTTCTTGCTCTTGTGGAGTACAATAGACGGACAGACTCGCTACAGCATCCCGGAGGAAGTGAAACAGGGCACTGTGGTAGGAAATCTAGCCAAAGATCTGGGTTTGGTTGTATCTGAACTGTACCGACGTAAATTGCGGGTGACCTCGGAAGCTGGTAAGCAGTATTTTAGTATGGACTTGGGGAAGGGAGAACTGGTGGTGATTGATAGGATAGATAGGGAGCAACTGTGTGGACAAAGACCGTCATGCTTGTTGCCTTTGGAACTAGTTATAGATAACCCCCTGCAGCTGCATAGAGTAGAAATTGAAATACAAGATGCAAACGATAATTCTCCTAGTTTTGTCACTAAAGAAAAAGTCTTGAAAATTGCAGAGCTGGTAAATGCAGGCGCGCGATTTCCTTTAGAAAGTGCACAGGATCCCGATGTCGGCACTAATTCTGTACGCTCTTACCTCATAAGCAAAAACGACCATTTCAAGTTGACCGTTAAAAACCAAAAGGACGGAAGAAAAATCCCCGAACTGGTTCTCCAAAAACCTCTTGATAGAGAAAAGCTGCCTGTACATAATCTTGTACTCACGGCTGTAGATGGCGGAGATCCGGTGCGCTCAGGGACATCTGAAATTACAGTCATAGTACTTGACAATAATGACAATGCGCCACAATTTGAGAGAAACCTGTATGAGGCTAATGTCAGCGAAAAGGCAACACCTGGAGCTGAAGTATTGCATGTTAAAGCTACAGATGCAGATGAAGGACTAAATGgagaaattgaatatttttttgcagaGCAAACTACGGAtctaatattatcattatttgaCATTGAACCTTCTACGGGAGCTGTTGTAGTCAAAGGAATTTTAGACCACGAAACAAACTCTTTACACAGATTTGATATAATTGCTAAAGACAAGGGCAACCCTAAGATGGATGGACATTGTGGCGTTGAAATTAAAGTAGTTGACATTAACGATAATGTTCCTGAGATAATTGTGACGTCTTTAACAACACCTGTTCCAGAAGATTCTGCAATCGGAACAGTTATTGCCTTAATAAGTGCAAAAGACCCAGATTCAGGTGACAACGGCAAGGTTACGTTGACCGTGTCTTCCAAATACCCCTTTAAATTAAATCCATCGGTCTCTAACCATTACGCATTAGTGACGAAAGGGCCACTTGACCGTGAAAAGAATGGTCATTATAGTGTCAAGATAAGTGCTACTGATTCTGGAAAACCCCCGTTATCGAGTGAAAAAATTATACTTGTTGAATTATTAGATGTAAATGACAACCCACCAGTTTTCCCCCAGCCTTCTTATGTCGTTTATGTAAAAGAGAACCATCCTCCCGGGAAAATTTTGTTCTCAGTATCAGCCTCTGACCTGGATTTTGGTGAAAACGCCAAAATCTCGTACTCCATCCTGGACTCTAAAGTGCAGGACGTTTCTGTCTCATCGTATGTTTACATCAACTCAGATAACGGCAGCATCTACAGCATGCACTCGTTCGACTATGAGAAACTCAAGGTGTTTCAGATTCAGGTTCAGGCAAAGGATCAGGGTTCTCCGTCTCTCAGCAGCAACGCCACCGTCCATGTCTTCATCCTGGACCAGAACGACAACGCCCCCGCTGTTATTTACCCCTCCTCCGCTGCCCTGGGCTCCCTGTCTCATCAGAGGATGCCCCGCTCCGCTAAAGCGGGTCACCTGGTTACTAAGGTGACGGCGGTGGACGCTGACTCGGGCCATAACGCCTGGATCTCCTACAAACTGGCGGAGGCCACAGACGCCTCTCTGTTCACTGTCAATCTGTACACAGGGGAGGTGAGGACTAAACGCGCTGTGTCCGAGCAGGACGACTCCTCTCAGAGGCTGCTTATAGAGGTCAAGGACGACGGGGAACCGGTCCAGTCCGCCACCGTCACGGTGTCCATCCTGCTGGAGGACGGTCTCCATGAGCCCATCTTAGACCTCCGACAGAAAGCGGTCGAGCCcagcaagaaaaatgacagaatcaCCCTTTACTTGATTCTCTCTCTGGCCTCGGTGTCCGTGCTGTCTCTGGTGACTTTTCTCATCTTAGCGGTTAAATGCATCCGGAACAGCAGAAGCAGCGGTAGTTGCTGCATGAGACGGGCCGACTGTGATGATTACAAGAACCCCAACAGAAACCTGCAGATCCAGCTCAACACCGACGGACCTATTAAGTACGTGGAGGTCCTGGGAGGAGACATGTTGTCTCAGAGTCAGTCCTTCAGGTCCTGTATGTCTCCAATGTCAGAGTACAGTGATTTCACGTTGATTAAACCCAGCAGCACCACTGACTTTAAGGAGGTGATCAGTGTCCTGGATGCGTCTTTACCCGACAGCACCTGGACCTTCGAGAGCCAGCAGGtgagcagagaaacaaacatttatccTGGTAATGAAGAAATAGATATCATGG CCGCGTCGCTGTAA